The sequence TTTTTTGGATGGCAAATGTGGTAAACTGTAGCTCCTATATATTTGGCAAGCTTTATCTTTGGTGTGTAAGGCTAATGAATTGTGAACCAAATATGTTTATTCTAGTCAAATGTTGCCTCAAATTAATTTGGGAAGACATTAATAATCTTTCCTTAAAAAATCCACCTTTATTGGATATGAAATCTAAGATATCCTTATAAATCTATGAAATTCTTCTTCAACTAAATTCAAAACGGTATTCAATCCACCATTTTTCAATTGATAATAATGAACCAGTCAAAAACAATATCTAGGTTGTTAATTGTCAGTAAAGCCcctgtaaattaaaaatattgggACCATggcattttttaatttatagtgatattaaattatttataaattaataattattacaagtgtaaatgaataattaataatttatagatatatttttcatttttaaaattttaaaaattatgaattgagataattttagaaatataagaCTAGACTttcgaattttgtaaaatttatggttttgaaattaaacttttaacatttagaaaacattattgaaaacaaattacaaatactatagcCAATTTCACCTATACAAATGACATACATacattcaaatttatgaataataatatcaattgtcgtattttaatagtctattaAACTAACAAAATGTAACTCATGCatatctagaaattgaaaatttttaaaaaggttagctatttttatgacatgttatacaATATTTAGAAtcattatagtttaaaaatacaacataaaaattGTCATATAGATATGAGCTTTACGATTagcatacattattatatctgcatatatatatatatatatgtaaatttacataattaattattaatttatgatattattaggaccattatcatatatatttatgtttttttttttcaactattgGGCCATAACAGACCGACTCATTAGTCAAATCCCTAAGGAGCGGGaatcgatccctggtgtgatagTGTATCCTACAATTAGATTTAGCATTGGTCAGTGGTCACTGTACTATGGTGACTTCACTATTAGGACCATATTTTACAcaagaatttcaaattttttattatgttattatattatcgagttttgttattttttacactatcTCAACTCAGgaccaacaaaatatattaatttattgtgtttattaatttatagaatattagtttatagagttttttttctagttcatttccatttttgaaacaaacaaacaaaaattctcataggatttcaaaaaaaaaaaatcgtttaaaCCATGAAATTAATATCATATGTTGTTGACAAAGCCAAATAGACATGTCGTAAAATTTGCTAATGAAGCAATTAACATCCGTTTTCTCCGTCGTTAACTAATATGATATCCATAAAGTGATGTCGTTTTGTCGATAGAGAAAAATGCCGTTTAATACGACATTTGATGTTTAAAAATGATAGTCAATATTACTTGACCTTTTAAATGGCTTTCGGgaaaatttatggttttaatgATGTTAATTTGAAAGTTGATATTTTAAACAACATTTTTCCCATCAACAAAACGAAGTCATCTTATCGATAACGGATTGGTTAACGACGAAGTAAACAAGTGTTAGATGCATTATTATCAGATTTTATGACATGTCCAGTTTGGTTTTGTCgataatattgatgttttataagGATAGTCACATAACTTTGCTATTCTTAGCATTAGTGCAGCGAGATAGTTATCTAATTAGTATTCTTCTTTACTTTCCCGaattctcttatttttggtgCTAAAAGGGTTTCTTGTAGGACAATTTTAAAGGTTCTATGGATATGGCTAGTCATAAAATTCACACCAGAAGTAGTGAAGTACCGAGATATGAAAGTCTTACCAAAGTTGCAAGACACAATAATTTAACTATGAATTTATTCGCTCAATAATTTTTTGCCGTCAAAACATCAGAGAAAACTCTAACAATGTTACACGCTCTTTTAAACTGGATATTGCATAATGGAACATCAGACGGCACAGTATACGTCCTGCAAGGACAGCTTCACACGTATTTATACTAGAAAAGGCTTTCCCAGCCGCCTGAGATGTTAACTCGTACTTCTTCGAGATAGCAAACTTTATAGCTTCATCAATCGATTTAATGGCTGACTCATAATATGTTACGCACGACCCATACGGTATCTTGAGCGTCGGATCAGCCGTGGTTCTTACTAAGCCTTTCATCATCGCTAGGTTCTTATTGCCAAACAATTGTGTCTTTTGGGTGACCAAACCGAGAAGACCATAAAAGTTGAGGGTGAACGTTGCTGGATCATTGGTAAGCCAAATGATGCAGAAGTGGTTAATAATTGTTGGTTGTGTGCAGAGTTGGTAGAGTGAGTCTTTTGTGATTGTGTCACTCAGAGACAAAGATGAAGACAAAGGAGTGATTaataaaagaaggagaagaggaagaattgAGACGCAAGGAAAAGCCATTGTCTTGGATTTGGAGAATAATTATGTGTATGCGCTTAGATGTGGGAAGTGCTATTgcttactaatatatatatagttttcttggAATCAAAATAATGTGTGACTCCCATTTGGCATGCTTAATCTTGGTGTTCGTGTGTTTAATGGAATGTGATCACCCACATCTGTTTATCCCAAATCAATATTGTTGACTCAAAATAATGTGTGAATTAACGTATTTAGGGggataattacaaaattaacagctgtcaaaaaaaaattacaaaattaatttgagGAGAATATATCTTTCCTAAAAATAATCCACATTTATTGGATGTGGAATTCATAAATATCATCCTTTAAAATCTATGAATTCTTCTTCAGCTATATCAAAATGGTATTCAATTCACCATTATTCAATTGATAATGAACCTGTCAAAAAATATCGCATCAGCTTCCTCGTCGAAATCACGATTCTGGAACTGGTACATAGTTTACCAAGGACCGCTTAGTTATCGCATCAACTTCCTTGTTGAAATCACGATAAATCAcgatgaacaaaagaaaaagtaacagTTCTAAAGCTCAAAGAAATAGAGAGGCTATCGAAAAGAATCCCATGCACAGATAATTTTAGAATCAGAGGCGATTGAGAGTTTGGTGAAGCCAAGAGACAAAGCGTCGAGCATGGCATGGTGAATGGCAACAGCTTCCGCTAGAAGCGGAGATCTACTATGGGTGATGATGTCCTATCTCGATCGTCGAGATCCAACTCCGGGCGTTGTTGAAGATCCAGCCTAGGCGCGCTATCTTTGAATCTTTGGTCCAAGCTGCATCCATGTTACATGAGATGAAACCTTCTTTCCGAGTTGCTGGTTGGGTAAGGGTATTCATGAGCCCATTCACAGCTTTGGGTTCCTCCTGAGTCATATTCCATTCTCGGGCTGATTGTCGTTATAAGGATTAGAAGGGTTACAAGATTTCACAGGGTTAGAACGAAGTTGCAATACATGAAAAAGAGCTGGGAAATTTTACCAGAGAGGGCTGATGCAAGGTCCAGTTCAGTTTCAGCTGGTTACTTGCTTTTCAGGCGAAGATCGGGATGAAAAAGTATGCGAACTTGGTGGCTATGAGCTCGTCGGAAGGGTTTTTGGGTACGGGGGTTAAAATGGACCGGAGGTGCTCACCATTTTAGACCATAGACCAATGGATAATACTGTTTATGGTACTAAAAGGTAGGTGAGATCCCGTTATTCAAAAGTCTCATGCTTCATTTGGGTTTGCATGGGGACTCGGGCCCTGAGAGCTTTTTATTGATAATAAGATATCCTGTAAATCTATGAAATTCTTCTTCAACTAAATTCAAAATGGTATTCAATCcatttttcaattaataataatgaacCAATCTAAAGAATATATAGGTTGTTAATTgccagtaaaacctctataaattaataatgttgggactatgccattttattaatttatagtgatattaatttatctacaAATTAATGGTTATCACTTTATAatgaattattaatttatagatataaatatatttttatttttttttaaattatgaattaagataattttagaaatttaagaCTAGATTTTCAAATGTTTAGAAATTTAAGACTAAATTTTCATATGTTGTAaattatggttttggaattgaatttgtaatatttaaaaaacattattgataataaattacaaatactatagaaaaattcatttatataaatgacaTACATACATTCAAATTTACgaataataatatcaacaaaattcATTAATTTACAGTGTTTATtcatttatacaatatttatttatataggttttactgtagttcATTTCCTtcgaaacaaataaaaaaaaattctcatagaatttcaaaaaaataaagtcgTTAAACCGCAAACTTAATATCTAATGTTGTTGAGGAAGCCTAATAGACATGTCCTAAAATTTGCTAACGAAGCAACTAACATCCGTTTTCTCTGCCGTTAACTAATATGGTATCAATAAAATGATGTCGTTTTGTCAATTGTGAAAAATTCCGTTTAATACaacatttgatgttttaaaatgaTAGTCAAGATTAATTGACGTTTTAAATGGCATTGGGAAAGTTTATGGTTTtgatggtttaaactttaaacaatatttttcccATCAACAAAACGAAGTCATCGTATTCATAACGGATTGGTTAAAGACGAAGTAAACTAGTGTTAGATGCATTGTTATTAGATTTTATGACATGTCCAGTTTGGTTTTGTCgataatattgatgttttaaaagGATAGTCAACATAACTTTGCTATTCTTAGCATTAGTGCAGCGAGATAGTTATCTAATTAGTATTCTTCTTTAATTCCTGAATTCTAATTGTTTTTGGTGCTAAAAGGATTTATTGTAGGACAATTTTAAAGGTTCTATGGATATGGCTAGTCACAAAATTCACACCTGAAGTACCGAGATATGAAAGTCTTACGGAAGTTGCAAGACACAATAATTTAAGTTTAACTATAATTTGTCTTGgaggtgaaaaaaaaacacaacgaATCAGAGCCTGTAAACATCAGAGAAAACCGTACCAATGTTGCACATTCTTTTAAACCGCATATTGCGTAGTGTAACATCAGACGGCATAGTATTACGTCCTGCAAGAACAGCTTCACACGTAGTTATACTAATAAAGGCTTTCACAGCCGCCTGAGATGTTGACTCGAACTCATTCGAGCTAGCAAACCGTATAGCGTCCTCGATCGATTTAATGGCTGACTCATAATATGTAACGCACAACCCATACGGTATCTTGAGCGTCGGATCGGTCGTGGTTCTTACTAAGCCTTTCATCATCGCTATGTTCTTATAACCAAACAATTGCGTCTTTTGGATGACCAATTCGAGAAGACCCTTAAATTTGACGGTGAACGTTATTGGATCATTGGTAAGCCAAGTGATGCAGAAGTGGCTGTAAATTTTTGGTTGTGAGCAGATTTGGTCAAGTGATTCTTTTGTGACTATGTTAGTTGTGTCACTCAGAGACAAAGATGAAGACAAATGAGTGATTaataaaagaaggagaagaggaagaattgAGACGCGAGGAAAATCCATTGTCTTGGATTTGGAGAATAATTATGTGTATGCCCTTAGATGTGGGAAGTGCTATTGCTtactaatatacatatatatagttttttttttgggttaaaaagtacatatatagttttcttgGATAACAAAAGTGACAAGTGTAACTCCCATTTGGCATACTTAATCTTggtgtttgtgtgtttaatgGAATGTGATCACCCAAATCTGTTTACCCTAATCAATATTGTTGACTCATAATAATGTGTGAATTAACGTATTTAGGGggataattacaaaattaacatctgtcaaaaaaaaaaattacaatattaatttgAGGAGAATATATCTTTCCTAAAAATAATCCATTTTTATTGGATGTGGAATTCATAAATATCATCCTTTAAAATCTATGAATTCTTCTTCAGCCAAATCAAAATGGTATTCAATCCACCATTATTCAATTGATAATGAACctgtcaaaaaaatatcttgGTTATTAATCATTTCCTTCTTTgaaaaactataataaaaaaatggtatttagGGGGATAATTCTTCTTCAGCTAAATCAAAATGGTATTCAATCCACCATTATTCCATTGATAATGAAcctgtcaaaaaaaatatcttggtTATTAATCATTTCcttctttgaaaaaaatattaaaaaaataaaaaactgaaaagattTCAAGACCTTGGGTTATTACGTTAGTGTTAAAACATCTAATTATTTACAGATTTGtgccattgtatttatttttaaaaatttaaaaaaaaaaaaaaaaaaaaaaaccctacacACGCCTATTAAGAGGCAGAATCTATCCGTTCAcgtataaatatattattcttaACACTCAGCagagcaaataaaaaaactccaCACTTCTAATAAAACTCCatctttaaatctttaattttcCCATGCCTTCCAATTGGGAACCTCATCTCAGTAAGATTTCTTTTTATGCTATACAACTCGACAATATCATTTCTTTACACATACAACTCCTAACTAACAAAATCTATCTTATATTTGAACAGGAGGAAGCTGGCGTACtacacaaataattttattcgaATAATTTTAATTCATTATTATGTGATTTCCATAATTCATTATTATGTGTATTTTATtccaataattttaattttatttagtattattagATTTCAGCAGTTAATCAAGCACAACTCTTTATTCATCACATACATTTTAGCCTTACACCAATAACAATACATATTATCCTAACACCAGTGACATAAAGTACatataataatttcattttggttaatcatataattattcGTCATTCTTATTATTCTGTTTTAACTTTAAACCTACTATGGATTAATATTTTTGGTTCTAAATAACTACGGCTAAatattctttgattttaaatattcacTCTCAGCTTATCGCGGGATCAAAtgtatacaaatatattctaaaacgaaaatataatttttctgatgattttgtaaatatacaaatgcatttcatacttttttgttgattttaaataattctttaattaatataaattttaaaacaaagacTATATATGTTATCTTATTTCTTCCAAAACTGTTCGATATTGAAAGATAATTTCCCGTAAGATATAGAAaattatcaatcaaacaaaaaacaaatattccGAAGTAACTGCTAGATTTccttgaataaaaaataaataatatctaaCAGGtcaatcaatttatttttttcaattaagatGATAATAATGTATTTCCCCTATGATATAGAAAATTATCAATCATACAGAAAACGAATATTCGATTCCTAAGTAACTGCTAAATTcccttaaaaaaagaaataactaACATGTCtatcaatttattattttcaattaagatCATAATAACGTATTTTCCTACATTATAGATGTAAATGACGTATGATTTGATATTGTAATATTCTCCAAATAAGTGTAATTACTCTAACTGAAATCATTCGTCttcccaaaaatcaaaatcaaatatattaaacttaATCCTTGATTTTTCCATTAAAAAGGGAATTAAGTATTAACAGCCTCACTACAAGTAAACTAAGTGTAATTACTCTAATCCAAAATCATTTACTTAATCcaagattttgttttccaagaaaaaaattatttggagggaagtgaaatttttaaaaaattaatacaaaaaccctcATTGAAATTACTACCCCTATAAATATGATCTttctatcatcatcatttccACCAGTTCACCATAAATCATATTCTAAAGTTACAAGCACTCTACCTTTTATTTTCTCATGGCTtctttcaacaattttttggatttgaaaccttttaaaaatatgtggAAGATCAAGCTGCAGATTATCTGACTGAAGAAAAATATTCAGCTATCACTGGTGAAACAATtgaaatcaatacaataaaaatagaattcGTTTCTCTCCAgtgttgacacctcagctttttagTTGATGGAGGAGTTGACACATCAGTAAAAACATGtgatcaatcaaattataacattttGTCCAATCATAATCATCTCTGCCAGATAAACAACTTTCTCCTCAAAGCCCTAGCCTCTGCAGTAACTATGTTTTTCTTCGATTTTCATCTTACAGCCACATGATCTGATATACTCTATTTGCTTTGTGACATGATTGAAGAGCCAAAACAGAAAGCTGAGGAACTAAGTGAATCAAAGGTGCAATTAGAAGTCTGAAACGGAAAAACAGAAAACTTGCAGAAAAGAGTTCATATGCACAAGGTACGTAATTAATCTCCCACACAACTGTTTTGCTATCTTCTGATTGCTAAGATAAATTCAGTTTTGCTTTTGCCTCCAATATTAATTTTAAGGTAATGATAACAATTGGGATCATAAAGCAAGTTAATATACATTGGAATATCCTTCGGTGTAAGCGTATGAAGTCTATGTACTAATTGGGTGGACGATTGGATTACGTATTTCAGTGCCTTACGATTCTTTACTTCTAAGAATTTATGATTGCTAAATTGTTTTAAGATTCTTTTTCATGTTAGTAGCAACAAATCACAACAGTAATGGACCTTAAATTCTTAGGATTGGAACCTCACAAATGCTTATTCTATTATCCTATTTTGTTACTTCAAGATGTATGACACAACagtaataaacttttttatttttgcaaattCTTTACATTATCTTTATGACATAAATTTATGTGGATAACCTTATTTGTATTTCTCATGGCATAACAAAGATGAAGGGTTAAGGGTATGTCGATATAATCTAGCCAATGTGGTTTATCATTGAAAACTTGATGTGATAAAGTGATGTCTCCCTATGAACTCTatcaaaaacattattaactataatatttgaatccaaacaacaaataaacaaattatgcttacaaaaaattcaaaagaaataaataaacataaaactattaaaaacaaCTCTACGGTATAGGGCATATATCAATCTAATATATccaaaaatagttaaaaaaataccCCGCACCGTAGCGCGGGTCTAACTTAGTGATTTTAATAGATGCtaagtttagtttatttttctcaaatatCAAACCACAGAAGGAGACTATGAATGTTGTGTTTCAAGAACTTTTTCAAAATCTACACTAGGCAATCATAGACATAGaggtaacatttaaaatttaaaattcatagTTTAATTAACAATGAACAACGTTCTCACCAGATTGATTTACTAGAGTTTATATGTTTCTACTTCACTATGTTATAGGAACTTCATTGTCAATACGGCTAACGAAAGAAGACATGGGATGCTACAGAGCGTGGATTAAGGATAACTGTAATAGGAAGTTTTTTTCATCAAGTTTAATTCgtcatttttataacatataggATGGGTAATAACAagagttttttcaaaaatttattttttattatcttagttatttagaagaaaagaagtaatttcacaaataaaacacatcacaattctaaaacaaaacaattctaGAGTCACTCATGAACTATTACCATAAAAATTAAGATCAATTCGATACTAACCAGAATGACAAGAGTTTATTGAACCATAGTCAAGGGCTACGCCTATGATGGTCTGTTGTTATGCCAACCTATCAAAAgcgaaacaaaatcaataaaagatCAGTATTATGATTCTACAACCTTTTAACTGCAAAAGTTTAACCTATAGTATACATTTTATATTCATTACAATTATAGTCCCTGCAACAACAGAAGGATCATACATATGGAAGATACATAATATTATTCCTAAAGATATAAAttgaaaacagttttttttttaaactctgtACACTACGTtggatatatattatgtatctttactaaaacaaataatgttataCCTCTTTCGTTACTCGCCATCAATATCTCAATGACACAAATATCTTTAACTTGGGAGCAATCTgtatcaaaaagaaagaaacagagacatCAATCAGAGACTATTTTAATACAGTCTTACAGAGGAATTCGAACCAAATAACTCAGAAAtcgataaaataattaaacatttaGAGATATAACAACACTACAAATGTAGAAGATATGAAAACAACATTACAAATGTAGAAAATAATGCTGacctactaaaaaaaaataaaaataaaaaagtgtaggttaaataaaataatatttaacattaaattatatgaaaataaattttaattagttatactCCCGTGCGTTGCACGGGTCCTATGCCTAGTTCATATATACCAGAAGTAACGAGAGATGAAAGTCTTAGCGAAGTTGCAAGACACAGTCATTTAACTATGAATTtattcatataataattttttgccGTCTACACACAGAATCAAGACCTCAAATCGTCAGAGAGAACTCTAACAATGTTACAGATTCTTTCAAAATCTAAATTGCGTTGTGGAACATAAATCGGCACATTATGACGTCCTGCAAGGGCAGCATCACACACAGTTATACTTTTAAGGGCTTTCGCAGCGACCAGAGATGTTAACTCGTAGTTCTTAGAGCTAGCAAACCCTATAGCTTCCTCGATCAATTTAATGGCTGGCTCATAATATGTTGTGCAAGTCCCATACGGGATCTTGAGCGTCCGATCAGTCGTGAAAGATGCTTCACTTTTAATCAACGCTAGATTAGTATAGCCCTGAAAACGCGTCTTTTCGATGACCAAACCGAGAAGACCGTTGAAGTCGAGGGTGAACGTTTTTGGATCAGCGAGCCAAAATATGCAGAAGGGTCTGTTTATTCCCGGTTTTGAGCATAGTTGGTTGAGTGATTCATTTGTGACTTTGTCACTCGGAGACAAAGATGAAGACAAAGGAGTGACTgacaaaagaaggagaagaggaagaactgAAAGTTAGTTTCTTTTGAGGCCAGGAAAAGCCATTGTCTTGGATGTGGAGATATGTTGGAAGTGCATATGTGGAGATAGCTTTTTTTGGATGGCAAATGTGGTAAAACTGTAGCTCCTATATATTTGGCAAACTTTATCTTTGGTGTGTAAGGCTAATGAATTGTTTCCCAAATATGTTTATTCTAGTCAATTGTTGCCTCAGATTAATTTGGGAAGACATTAATTTCTCAATCCACCATTTCTCAATTGATAATGAAGTAGTCAAAGAAAATATCTAGGGTAATTACATAATTGTTCGTATACTACACAAGTACATACGTGTGTGTGTTAGTATCTTTTCTGGGTATTTTATCCATACTAGTATTCAACTATCTGTTTTTTGAAAACAGTGGTAAAATATCTTGAGAACATAATACAGAGGAATAAAAATCGTAACGTAAAAGACTAATCTGGGTGGAGAATAACCGAACCAAGTCTGTTAAGTGGAAGCAAATCGAAATCAGAAAATCGAACAAAATCAAATAGTGAACGAAACAAATCATATCGAACTCGGTTTACTCCTTCACCAAAAATCAGCCAACAAAACCAAGCCAAGAGACCACCGAACAAACCGGATTAATCACATTTGGTTCATTGACCATTTCAAATTATTACTATAGTCGGGCCTTAACCCGGAATTGAAAATCTGGAGAAGATTAACGAATAAAAAAGAGTGGTAAAAGTATCTTCTTTCAGCTCAATCTCATACCCACCGGAAATTAAAAATCGAATGTTTAAACCGatattagaaaactaatctcgATTTGGCTTGTCGTAGGCGGCTTTACTCCCTTCTCCTACAATCCACATCTCCTAGTATGGGCATCaacacacaagaaaatatcaaaacccaaacaaacaaaaaaacacaagtaaatGAAAAACCGTGAACAGAACCAACTGTAAATTGTGATGTACCTGTGTGTATCTACATGTGAATGGGCTTGTCATAGGTAGCCATGGCAGCTTCCTTGATAGCCTCACTCATGGTGGGATGAGCGTGACAGACTCGAGCAATGTCTTCACTCGATGCATCATAGTTGATCGCTAGAACCGCCTCATGGATCAGTTCTCCTGCGTTTGGCGACA comes from Camelina sativa cultivar DH55 chromosome 19, Cs, whole genome shotgun sequence and encodes:
- the LOC104767576 gene encoding pectinesterase inhibitor 2-like, with product MDFPRVSILPLLLLLLITHLSSSLSLSDTTNIVTKESLDQICSQPKIYSHFCITWLTNDPITFTVKFKGLLELVIQKTQLFGYKNIAMMKGLVRTTTDPTLKIPYGLCVTYYESAIKSIEDAIRFASSNEFESTSQAAVKAFISITTCEAVLAGRNTMPSDVTLRNMRFKRMCNIGTVFSDVYRL